A single window of Pontiella agarivorans DNA harbors:
- the urtA gene encoding urea ABC transporter substrate-binding protein, with the protein MNIESKVRNRALAGKLGAACLLSAALNAAAADDWKNPVLDKYPTAAVATSGISVGDNYVTVGQLHSISGTMAISETGSVEAERLAIKQINDMGGVLGRKIKIIQEDGASDWPTFAEKAKKLLVQDKVASVFGCWTSASRKAVLPIFEKENGMLYYPTFYEGLEASKNVIYTGQEATQQILWGLDWAYAQGCRTFYLIGSDYIWPRTSNKIARRHIEEHLKGCKVVGEDYYPLGHTSFGSLINKVKLKKPDCIYSIVVGGSNVSWYKQLHAAGITGESLAKKNKLLLTISTTEDEILGIGGENCEGFYACMKYFQSLGNENNVKFVEAFKDMWGDDSVIGDVTQAAYLGPWLWKATVEKAGSFDIDNVATASEDVEFTGAPEGYVRIADNHHLWSKARIGKMLKNGQFEMIAESDELIEPNPFPEGYK; encoded by the coding sequence ATGAATATTGAAAGTAAAGTTCGAAATCGCGCTTTAGCGGGCAAACTGGGCGCCGCCTGTTTGCTGTCAGCAGCCTTGAATGCAGCTGCCGCTGATGACTGGAAAAACCCGGTGCTGGATAAGTATCCTACCGCAGCGGTCGCCACTAGCGGAATAAGCGTGGGTGATAACTATGTCACCGTCGGGCAGCTGCACTCGATCAGCGGCACGATGGCGATCAGTGAGACGGGATCTGTCGAAGCAGAACGCCTTGCCATCAAGCAGATTAACGATATGGGTGGCGTACTGGGACGCAAGATTAAGATTATCCAGGAAGACGGAGCCAGCGACTGGCCGACATTTGCGGAGAAAGCAAAAAAACTGCTGGTGCAAGACAAGGTTGCCTCGGTTTTCGGATGCTGGACTTCTGCTTCGCGTAAAGCCGTTCTGCCGATTTTCGAAAAAGAAAACGGTATGCTCTACTATCCGACCTTCTATGAAGGACTAGAAGCCTCTAAAAACGTCATTTACACCGGTCAGGAGGCAACGCAGCAGATTCTGTGGGGCTTGGATTGGGCCTATGCTCAGGGCTGCCGCACATTTTACCTGATCGGCTCCGACTACATCTGGCCGCGTACCAGCAATAAGATTGCGCGTCGTCACATTGAGGAGCATCTGAAGGGGTGCAAAGTTGTTGGAGAAGATTATTACCCGCTGGGCCACACCAGTTTCGGTTCACTCATCAACAAAGTGAAACTGAAAAAACCGGACTGCATCTATTCGATCGTCGTCGGGGGCTCGAATGTTTCCTGGTACAAGCAGCTGCATGCGGCGGGCATCACTGGCGAATCGCTGGCGAAGAAGAACAAGCTGCTGCTGACGATTTCCACCACTGAGGACGAAATCCTCGGTATTGGCGGTGAAAACTGCGAAGGCTTTTATGCATGCATGAAATACTTCCAGAGCCTCGGCAACGAGAACAACGTCAAGTTTGTGGAAGCCTTTAAGGACATGTGGGGCGACGACTCCGTGATCGGCGATGTGACTCAGGCGGCTTATCTTGGCCCGTGGCTGTGGAAAGCTACCGTTGAAAAAGCCGGCAGCTTCGACATTGATAACGTAGCCACCGCATCAGAAGACGTTGAATTCACCGGAGCACCGGAAGGCTATGTTCGTATTGCGGACAATCACCATCTCTGGTCAAAAGCCCGGATCGGCAAAATGCTCAAGAACGGTCAGTTCGAAATGATCGCCGAATCTGACGAGCTGATTGAACCTAATCCGTTCCCGGAAGGTTACAAATAA
- a CDS encoding GntR family transcriptional regulator, with product MSKQPEKHTAKTIYSVLKERILNWDYIPGQRFTEKTLCDEFAVSRIPVREALSMLIDNGLVLKERNVGCSVRKLSVENIDHIYEMRTALELYAVEEFAFTPASSIKISDLKLEWEQHAKFPPDGAIDPIFWGDADERFHEGLVDLLENPVFSKAMHDANSQLRFLRVKNINTFDRLKTTCDEHLLILALIEQGRRSEARDRLRENILLGRNNVQASFKEALMKAFL from the coding sequence ATGAGTAAACAGCCCGAAAAACACACTGCAAAGACCATCTACAGTGTGCTGAAAGAGCGCATTTTAAACTGGGATTATATTCCGGGTCAGCGTTTCACCGAAAAGACCCTGTGCGACGAATTTGCCGTCAGCCGAATTCCAGTGCGTGAAGCATTGAGCATGCTGATCGATAACGGACTGGTTCTTAAAGAACGGAATGTCGGCTGCAGTGTGCGCAAACTGTCCGTTGAAAATATTGATCACATCTACGAAATGCGAACGGCTCTCGAATTGTATGCCGTCGAGGAGTTTGCCTTCACGCCTGCGAGCTCAATCAAAATTTCAGACCTCAAACTGGAATGGGAGCAGCACGCGAAGTTCCCGCCAGACGGGGCTATTGACCCTATTTTCTGGGGCGATGCAGACGAGCGTTTTCATGAAGGTCTCGTGGATCTACTGGAAAACCCGGTGTTTTCAAAGGCCATGCACGATGCCAACAGCCAGCTACGGTTTCTTCGGGTAAAAAATATCAACACGTTTGACCGTTTAAAAACGACTTGTGACGAGCATCTGTTGATTCTTGCTCTAATTGAGCAGGGGCGGAGGTCTGAAGCCCGAGACCGGTTGCGTGAAAATATTCTGTTAGGCCGGAACAATGTGCAGGCTTCCTTCAAAGAAGCACTGATGAAAGCTTTTTTATAA
- a CDS encoding formamidase — protein MGSTGSVSSWDEALLTAMVQFPAPVIKGPEDIQRQVTEICRTVDTTKAGYPGLDLIVFPEYSTQGLNTAIWTYDEMLLTIDSPEIGQFKEACIRNDVWGVFSLMEVNDDPSLPPYNTAIIINNKGEIALHYRKLQPWVPIEPWAPGNYGMPVCDGPKGAKLAVCICHDGMFPELAREAAYKGCNVYIRISGYSTQVNDQWILTNQSNAWQNLMYTMSVNLAGYDGVFYYFGEGTVCNYDGNVIQQGHRNPWEIVTAELFPRMVDKARENWALENNIFNLGCRAYVGKPGGEKENYLTWVEDLAKGEYKLPWDDKIKIRDGWKYYPDGIKMGPMPKS, from the coding sequence ATGGGTAGCACGGGTAGTGTAAGTTCATGGGACGAGGCCTTATTAACCGCAATGGTTCAATTTCCGGCTCCAGTTATCAAAGGTCCTGAAGACATTCAACGTCAGGTAACCGAAATCTGCAGAACCGTTGACACCACGAAGGCCGGATATCCGGGCCTTGATTTGATTGTATTTCCGGAATACTCGACGCAGGGCTTGAATACGGCCATCTGGACGTATGATGAAATGTTGCTGACGATCGACAGTCCGGAAATCGGTCAGTTCAAAGAGGCCTGTATCCGCAATGATGTTTGGGGTGTCTTTTCACTCATGGAGGTGAACGACGATCCTTCGCTGCCGCCGTATAACACGGCAATCATTATTAACAACAAAGGTGAAATCGCCCTGCATTACCGCAAACTGCAGCCGTGGGTTCCGATTGAGCCGTGGGCGCCGGGTAATTACGGTATGCCGGTTTGTGACGGTCCGAAGGGGGCCAAGCTTGCGGTCTGTATTTGTCATGACGGTATGTTCCCGGAACTGGCCCGCGAAGCAGCGTACAAAGGATGCAACGTATACATCCGCATTTCCGGCTACTCGACTCAGGTGAATGACCAGTGGATTCTGACCAATCAGAGCAACGCATGGCAGAACCTGATGTATACGATGTCTGTGAACCTCGCGGGTTACGATGGCGTATTCTACTACTTCGGTGAGGGTACGGTTTGTAACTACGATGGTAATGTGATTCAACAGGGTCACCGCAACCCCTGGGAAATCGTTACCGCAGAGCTCTTCCCGCGGATGGTCGACAAAGCGCGTGAGAACTGGGCGCTGGAAAACAATATTTTCAACCTCGGCTGCCGGGCCTATGTGGGCAAACCGGGCGGCGAAAAAGAAAACTATCTGACCTGGGTGGAAGATCTGGCGAAGGGTGAATACAAACTGCCCTGGGACGATAAGATCAAAATCCGTGATGGCTGGAAGTATTATCCCGACGGCATCAAAATGGGACCGATGCCGAAATCTTGA
- a CDS encoding EF-hand domain-containing protein — MKTQVLKQAGLVMALFGAAYMAEAQGSGRQRPNFDEILEKYDADGDGKLSDSEREAMRSEMGQRGRRGGQDGQRGQDGQRGQGGQRPNFEAILAKYDADGDGKLSDAERETMRSEMGQRGSQRRRGPDGTSDMLKKYDTDGNGELSATELAKLMADKESGSPAESEGRRPGPNMGEGRQERQGGRQERASGQRMSREEAMKKYDTDGDGKLSDSEREAMRADIRKNRN; from the coding sequence ATGAAAACTCAGGTATTGAAACAAGCAGGACTCGTAATGGCACTCTTCGGCGCGGCCTATATGGCCGAAGCACAGGGCTCTGGAAGACAGCGCCCGAATTTTGATGAAATACTCGAAAAATACGATGCTGACGGTGATGGAAAACTCAGTGACAGTGAACGTGAAGCCATGCGCAGCGAAATGGGACAGCGCGGACGTCGCGGTGGACAGGATGGACAGCGCGGACAGGATGGACAGCGTGGACAGGGTGGACAGCGTCCGAATTTTGAAGCAATACTGGCCAAATATGATGCCGACGGCGACGGAAAGCTTAGCGACGCTGAACGCGAAACCATGCGCAGTGAAATGGGTCAGCGCGGCAGTCAGCGGCGCCGCGGACCGGACGGTACTTCGGACATGCTTAAAAAATATGACACCGACGGAAACGGCGAACTCTCCGCCACCGAACTCGCAAAGCTTATGGCCGATAAGGAGTCCGGTTCGCCTGCTGAATCTGAAGGACGCCGCCCGGGCCCTAATATGGGCGAAGGGCGCCAGGAACGTCAGGGCGGACGTCAGGAACGTGCAAGCGGCCAGCGCATGAGCCGTGAAGAAGCGATGAAAAAATATGATACCGACGGCGACGGTAAACTCAGCGACAGTGAACGTGAAGCCATGCGGGCTGATATACGCAAAAACCGCAACTAA
- the urtB gene encoding urea ABC transporter permease subunit UrtB: MQGFAGLSQFSVFLLMALGLAIIFGQMKVINMAHGEFLTAGAYTTVVISDLVTKYCPSLLPYYFIFAIIMAFVVAFLLGYLVEFMLVRHLYHRALDTLLATWGVSMIMQQGFRFIFGGREDSAILPEWLMGSWSPTDTIDIPLNGLFLLGTSIVMTLLVAFLMHRSRWGLNVRATVQNREMANAVGINTKKVDRVTFALGCGIAGIAGAVFTTIGSVSPAAGSLYIVDTFIVVVFGGAGSLLGTVLAAFSIAQSQSILEFFLSGVLAKVWVLAIVVGILMIKPQGLIANRVRK; encoded by the coding sequence ATGCAGGGCTTTGCGGGCCTTAGCCAGTTTTCCGTTTTTCTGCTGATGGCACTTGGGCTGGCCATCATCTTCGGCCAGATGAAAGTCATCAACATGGCTCACGGGGAGTTTCTCACGGCGGGTGCGTATACCACCGTTGTTATTTCCGACTTAGTGACGAAGTACTGTCCATCCCTGCTGCCCTACTACTTTATTTTTGCCATTATCATGGCCTTTGTTGTGGCTTTTCTGCTCGGCTATTTAGTCGAATTTATGCTGGTGCGTCATCTCTACCACCGGGCGCTTGATACGCTGCTGGCGACCTGGGGGGTCAGCATGATTATGCAGCAGGGCTTCCGCTTCATTTTCGGCGGCCGCGAAGACAGCGCCATCCTTCCTGAATGGCTGATGGGATCCTGGTCGCCGACCGACACGATTGATATTCCTCTTAACGGCCTGTTTCTGCTGGGGACCTCGATTGTGATGACCCTGCTGGTTGCCTTCCTTATGCATCGTTCCCGCTGGGGACTGAATGTTCGCGCAACCGTTCAAAACCGCGAGATGGCCAATGCTGTAGGGATTAACACGAAGAAAGTGGACCGGGTAACCTTTGCGCTGGGCTGCGGGATCGCCGGAATTGCCGGGGCCGTCTTTACGACCATCGGTTCGGTTTCTCCGGCTGCAGGTTCACTCTATATCGTGGACACCTTCATCGTGGTCGTATTCGGCGGAGCCGGCAGTCTTCTGGGAACCGTACTGGCTGCATTCAGTATTGCCCAGTCGCAGTCTATTCTGGAGTTCTTCCTGAGCGGCGTACTGGCCAAGGTGTGGGTCCTCGCCATTGTGGTAGGCATTCTGATGATCAAACCGCAGGGGCTGATCGCCAACCGGGTCCGGAAATAG